Proteins from a single region of Lelliottia sp. JS-SCA-14:
- the hemC gene encoding hydroxymethylbilane synthase: MLDNVLRIATRQSPLALWQAQYVKQRLEACHSGLRVELVPMVTRGDVILDTPLAKVGGKGLFVKELEVALLENRADIAVHSMKDVPVEFPEGLGLVTICEREDPRDAFVSNHYASFDDLPLGSVVGTSSLRRQCQLAERRPDLVIRSLRGNVGTRLGKLDNGDYDAIILAVAGLKRLGLESRVRVALPPELSLPAVGQGAVGIECRLDDDRTRSLLAPLNHDETAIRVQAERAMNTRLEGGCQVPIGSYAELTDGELWLRALVGAPDGSQMVRGERRGPAADAEALGISLAEELLNNGAREILADVYNGEPPA, translated from the coding sequence ATGTTAGACAATGTTTTGAGAATTGCCACACGCCAAAGCCCCCTTGCGCTCTGGCAGGCACAATATGTTAAGCAGCGCCTCGAAGCCTGCCATTCCGGGCTGCGTGTCGAACTGGTTCCGATGGTGACGCGCGGCGATGTGATCCTTGATACCCCTCTCGCGAAAGTGGGCGGAAAAGGCTTGTTTGTCAAAGAGCTGGAAGTTGCATTGCTTGAGAACCGCGCCGATATCGCCGTCCATTCCATGAAAGATGTTCCGGTCGAATTCCCTGAGGGATTGGGCCTGGTGACGATTTGCGAGCGCGAAGATCCGCGCGATGCGTTCGTCTCCAACCACTACGCCTCCTTCGATGATTTACCTCTCGGGAGCGTGGTTGGCACGTCAAGTTTACGCCGCCAGTGTCAGCTGGCTGAACGCCGCCCGGATCTGGTGATTCGCTCCCTGCGCGGTAACGTCGGGACGCGTCTCGGCAAACTGGATAACGGCGATTACGACGCCATTATTCTGGCGGTTGCGGGCCTGAAGCGTCTGGGGCTGGAATCTCGTGTGCGTGTCGCCCTTCCGCCTGAGCTTTCACTTCCGGCTGTCGGCCAGGGCGCGGTAGGAATTGAGTGTCGTCTTGATGATGATCGCACCCGCAGCCTGCTTGCCCCGCTCAATCACGACGAGACCGCGATTCGCGTTCAGGCAGAGCGTGCGATGAATACCCGTCTGGAAGGCGGCTGTCAGGTGCCGATTGGCAGCTATGCTGAATTAACCGACGGTGAACTGTGGCTGCGTGCGCTGGTTGGCGCGCCGGACGGTTCACAGATGGTGCGCGGTGAACGCCGCGGCCCGGCAGCAGACGCCGAAGCGCTCGGCATTTCTCTGGCCGAAGAGCTGCTGAATAACGGCGCACGTGAGATCCTGGCAGACGTCTACAATGGAGAGCCACCAGCATGA
- a CDS encoding DUF484 domain-containing protein, whose protein sequence is MKQPGEELQELITELDDRTVVDYLLRNPEFFIRNARVVEQMRVPHPVRDTVSLVEWHMARSRKHIDQLEENMTLLMEQASNNESLFYRLLHLQARLASAHSLEEFLSRFHRWARELGLAGATIRLFPDRWRIGAPSGFTHLAISRQAFEPLRIQRLGHEHHYLGPLNGPELLVVLPEAKAIGSVAMSLMGREGDLGVMLFTSRDAHHYEQGQGTHLLQEIALMLPELLERWIERV, encoded by the coding sequence ATGAAACAACCAGGGGAAGAACTGCAGGAACTCATAACGGAACTGGATGACAGGACGGTTGTGGATTATCTGCTGCGCAATCCTGAGTTTTTTATCCGCAATGCACGCGTGGTCGAACAGATGCGCGTGCCGCATCCGGTGCGCGACACCGTCTCACTGGTCGAATGGCACATGGCGCGCTCGCGCAAACACATCGATCAGCTGGAAGAGAACATGACCCTGCTGATGGAACAGGCCAGCAACAACGAAAGCCTGTTTTATCGTCTGCTGCATCTGCAGGCGCGGCTGGCGTCGGCGCACAGTCTGGAAGAGTTTCTCAGCCGTTTTCATCGCTGGGCGCGCGAGCTTGGCCTGGCAGGGGCGACGATTCGTCTGTTCCCCGACCGCTGGCGCATCGGCGCACCCTCCGGGTTCACCCATCTGGCGATAAGCCGTCAGGCGTTTGAGCCGCTGCGCATTCAGCGTCTTGGGCATGAACATCACTATCTCGGCCCGCTGAACGGACCGGAACTGCTGGTGGTGCTGCCTGAGGCCAAAGCCATCGGTTCAGTCGCCATGTCCCTGATGGGGCGCGAAGGCGATCTGGGCGTGATGTTATTCACCAGCCGCGACGCGCATCATTACGAGCAGGGACAAGGCACGCATCTGCTGCAGGAAATCGCCCTGATGCTCCCTGAGCTGCTGGAGCGCTGGATTGAGCGCGTATGA
- the lptM gene encoding LPS translocon maturation chaperone LptM → MKNVFRTLAVLITLFSLTGCGLKGPLYFPPADKTAPPPTKPVPSQIESSTPVSNDRGDNGGPSQVNF, encoded by the coding sequence ATGAAAAACGTTTTTCGAACGCTTGCCGTTCTCATCACTTTGTTTAGTCTGACTGGCTGTGGTCTGAAAGGGCCGTTGTACTTCCCGCCGGCAGATAAAACCGCTCCGCCGCCAACCAAACCCGTGCCAAGCCAGATAGAGTCATCGACACCGGTGAGCAACGATCGCGGCGACAACGGTGGCCCAAGCCAGGTCAACTTCTGA
- the yigB gene encoding 5-amino-6-(5-phospho-D-ribitylamino)uracil phosphatase YigB, giving the protein MRFYRPLGQISALTFDLDDTLYDNREVILRTEQEALAFVQNYHPSLKTLQNKDFQRLRQLLRETEPEIYHDVTEWRRRAVEQAMLNAGLSAQEAALGAEASMANFAKWRSRIDVPQETHDTLALLAKKWPLVAITNGNAQPELFGLGDYFEFVLRAGPHGRAKPFNDMYHLAAEKLSLPLGEILHVGDDLTTDVAGAIRCGMQACWIKPENADLMQTADSRLLPHVEISRLASLTTLI; this is encoded by the coding sequence ATGCGTTTTTACCGCCCACTGGGTCAGATCTCTGCCCTGACGTTTGACCTTGATGACACCCTTTACGACAACCGCGAAGTGATCCTGCGAACCGAGCAGGAAGCGCTGGCGTTTGTGCAAAACTATCATCCCTCTTTGAAAACGCTGCAAAACAAAGATTTCCAGCGCCTGCGCCAGTTACTGCGCGAAACCGAACCGGAGATCTACCACGACGTGACCGAGTGGCGTCGTCGTGCCGTTGAGCAGGCGATGCTGAACGCCGGGCTGAGCGCGCAAGAGGCGGCGCTGGGCGCAGAGGCCTCGATGGCGAACTTTGCCAAATGGCGTAGTCGCATCGACGTGCCGCAGGAAACCCACGACACCCTGGCATTGCTGGCTAAAAAATGGCCGCTGGTGGCGATCACCAATGGCAACGCGCAGCCGGAGCTGTTTGGTCTCGGCGACTATTTCGAGTTTGTCCTGCGCGCCGGTCCGCACGGGCGGGCGAAGCCGTTTAACGATATGTATCACCTGGCCGCGGAAAAACTTAGCCTGCCGCTCGGCGAGATTTTGCACGTGGGCGATGACCTGACCACCGACGTAGCAGGCGCGATCCGCTGCGGGATGCAGGCCTGCTGGATCAAACCGGAAAATGCCGACCTGATGCAGACCGCCGACAGCCGCCTGTTGCCGCACGTTGAAATTTCGCGGTTGGCATCCCTGACCACGCTGATATAA
- the xerC gene encoding tyrosine recombinase XerC, giving the protein MTDSLLAPLVARFLRYLGVERQLSPITLLNYQRQLDAIMQIADEIGLKSWQHCDAATVRGFVVRSRRKGLGPASLALRLSALRSFFDWLVSQGELKANPAKGISTPKAPRHLPKNIDVDDVNRLLDIDLNDPLAVRDRAMLEVMYGAGLRLSELVGLDLKHLDLDTGEVWVMGKGSKERRLPIGRNAVAWIEHWLDLRGLFGAEENALFLSKLGKRISARNVQKRFAEWGIKQGLNSHVHPHKLRHSFATHMLESSGDLRGVQELLGHANLSTTQIYTHLDFQHLASVYDSAHPRAKRGK; this is encoded by the coding sequence ATGACGGATTCCCTGCTTGCGCCTCTGGTAGCGCGTTTCCTGCGCTATCTGGGCGTTGAACGCCAGCTGAGCCCTATCACGCTGCTGAACTACCAGCGTCAGCTTGATGCCATCATGCAGATTGCCGACGAGATCGGCCTGAAGAGCTGGCAACACTGTGATGCTGCGACCGTACGCGGGTTTGTGGTGCGCAGCCGCCGCAAAGGCTTAGGCCCGGCGAGCCTCGCGTTACGTCTTTCTGCCCTTCGCAGTTTCTTCGACTGGCTGGTGAGCCAGGGCGAACTCAAAGCCAATCCGGCGAAAGGCATCTCCACCCCGAAAGCCCCGCGTCATCTGCCAAAAAATATCGACGTCGATGATGTGAATCGTCTGCTGGATATCGATCTTAACGATCCGCTGGCGGTGCGCGACCGTGCCATGCTGGAGGTGATGTACGGCGCGGGATTACGTCTTTCTGAGCTGGTGGGTTTGGATCTTAAACATCTCGATCTCGATACCGGCGAAGTGTGGGTGATGGGGAAGGGCAGCAAAGAGCGCCGTTTACCCATTGGCCGCAATGCGGTGGCGTGGATTGAACACTGGCTGGATCTGCGCGGGCTGTTTGGCGCAGAAGAGAACGCGCTGTTTCTCTCGAAGCTCGGGAAACGTATCTCCGCGCGAAACGTGCAGAAGCGTTTTGCCGAATGGGGCATCAAGCAGGGGCTGAATAGCCACGTTCACCCGCATAAACTGCGCCACTCCTTTGCGACCCATATGCTGGAGTCCAGCGGCGATCTGCGCGGCGTGCAGGAGCTGTTAGGCCACGCCAATTTATCGACCACCCAAATCTATACCCATCTTGATTTTCAACACCTTGCTTCGGTGTATGACTCGGCGCATCCACGCGCAAAACGGGGGAAATAA
- the cyaA gene encoding class I adenylate cyclase, whose translation MYLYIETLKQRLDAINQLRVDRALAAMGPAFQQVYSLLPTLLHYHHPLMPGYLDGNVPQGICIFTPDETQQHYLSELELYRGMPPQESPKGELPITGVYTMGSTSSVGQSCSSDLDIWVCHQSWLDNDERQLLQRKCSLLESWAASLGVEVSFFLIDENRFRHNESGSLGGEDCGSTQHILLLDEFYRSAVRLAGKRILWNMVPCEEEEHYDDYVMSLYSQGVLTPNEWLDLGGLSSLSAEEYFGASLWQLYKSIDSPYKAVLKTLLLEAYSWEYPTPRLLAKDIKQRLHDGEIVSFGLDAYCMMLERVTEYLKAIDDTTRLDLVRRCFYLKVCEKLSRERACVGWRREVVSQLVKEWGWDEERLSMLDNRANWKIDQVREAHNELLDAMMQSYRNLIRFARRNNLSVSASPQDIGVLTRKLYAAFEALPGKVTLVNPQISPDLSEPNLTFIYVPPGRANRTGWYLYNRAPSMDSIISHQPLEYNRYLNKLVAWAWFNGLLTSRTRLFIKGNDVVDLAKLQEMVADVSHHFPLRLPAPTPKALYSPCEIRHLAIIVNLEYDPTAAFRNQVVHFDFRKLDVFSFGEQQNCLVGSVDLLYRNSWNEVRTLHFNGEQAMIEALKTILGKMHQDAAPPDSVEVFCYSQHLRGLIRTRVQQLVSECIELRLSSTRQETGRFKALRVSGQTWGLFFERLNVSVQKLENAIEFYGAISHNKLHGLSVQVETNHVKLPQVVDGFASEGIIQFFFEEAGDESGFNIYILDETNRAEVYHHCEGSKEELVRDVSRFYSSSHDRFTYGSSFINFNLPQFYQIVKVDGRAQVIPFRTQTIAPVPMNEDANQPLLQQYFS comes from the coding sequence TTGTACCTCTATATTGAGACTCTGAAACAGAGACTGGATGCCATAAATCAATTGCGCGTGGATCGTGCGCTTGCTGCCATGGGACCTGCTTTCCAACAGGTTTACAGTCTGCTGCCAACATTACTGCACTATCACCATCCGCTGATGCCGGGTTACCTTGATGGTAACGTTCCCCAGGGCATATGTATTTTCACGCCTGATGAAACCCAGCAGCACTATCTGAGCGAGCTGGAACTCTACCGCGGTATGCCGCCGCAAGAATCCCCGAAAGGTGAGCTGCCGATTACCGGCGTCTACACCATGGGGAGTACCTCGTCCGTAGGACAAAGCTGCTCTTCTGACCTGGATATCTGGGTCTGCCATCAATCCTGGCTCGATAACGACGAGCGTCAGCTGCTGCAGCGTAAATGCAGCCTGCTGGAAAGCTGGGCGGCGTCGCTCGGCGTGGAAGTGAGCTTCTTCCTGATTGATGAGAACCGTTTCCGCCATAACGAAAGTGGCAGTCTCGGCGGTGAAGACTGCGGCTCCACGCAGCACATTTTGCTGCTCGACGAATTTTACCGTAGCGCCGTGCGTCTCGCCGGGAAGCGTATTCTGTGGAATATGGTGCCGTGCGAAGAAGAAGAGCATTACGACGACTACGTCATGTCGCTTTACTCTCAGGGCGTACTGACGCCAAACGAATGGCTGGATCTGGGCGGTTTAAGCTCCCTGTCCGCCGAAGAGTATTTTGGCGCGAGCCTGTGGCAGCTCTATAAAAGTATCGATTCACCGTACAAAGCGGTGCTGAAAACGCTGCTGCTCGAAGCCTACTCCTGGGAATACCCAACGCCACGCCTGCTGGCGAAAGATATCAAACAGCGTCTGCACGACGGGGAGATTGTCTCCTTCGGCCTTGATGCCTACTGCATGATGCTCGAACGCGTCACCGAATACCTGAAAGCCATTGATGACACCACGCGTCTCGACCTGGTGCGTCGATGTTTCTATCTCAAAGTCTGTGAAAAACTCAGCCGCGAACGCGCATGCGTTGGCTGGCGACGTGAAGTAGTCAGTCAGTTAGTCAAAGAGTGGGGATGGGACGAAGAGCGTCTGTCCATGCTCGATAACCGCGCCAACTGGAAAATCGATCAGGTGCGTGAAGCGCACAACGAACTGCTCGATGCGATGATGCAGAGCTACCGCAACCTGATTCGCTTCGCCCGCCGTAACAACCTCAGCGTTTCCGCCAGCCCGCAGGATATCGGTGTCTTGACCCGTAAACTGTACGCCGCGTTCGAAGCGCTGCCAGGCAAAGTCACGCTGGTGAACCCGCAGATTTCGCCCGACCTGTCAGAACCGAACCTGACCTTTATCTATGTTCCGCCGGGCCGCGCCAATCGCACCGGCTGGTATTTGTACAACCGTGCGCCAAGCATGGATTCGATTATCAGCCATCAGCCGCTGGAATATAACCGCTATCTGAACAAGCTGGTGGCCTGGGCCTGGTTTAACGGCCTGTTGACGTCGCGTACCCGCCTGTTTATCAAAGGCAACGACGTCGTCGATCTCGCCAAATTGCAGGAAATGGTCGCCGATGTGTCGCACCACTTCCCGCTGCGTCTGCCCGCGCCGACGCCAAAAGCGCTCTACAGCCCGTGTGAAATTCGCCATCTGGCGATTATCGTCAACCTGGAATACGACCCGACGGCGGCCTTCCGCAATCAGGTGGTCCATTTTGATTTCCGCAAGCTGGATGTCTTTAGCTTTGGCGAGCAGCAAAACTGTCTGGTGGGCAGCGTTGACCTGCTGTATCGCAACTCGTGGAACGAAGTGCGTACTCTGCATTTCAACGGCGAGCAGGCGATGATCGAAGCCCTGAAAACCATTCTCGGCAAAATGCACCAGGACGCCGCACCGCCGGATAGCGTGGAAGTGTTCTGCTACAGCCAGCATCTGCGCGGTCTGATTCGCACCCGCGTGCAGCAGCTGGTGTCCGAATGCATCGAACTGCGCCTGTCGAGTACGCGTCAGGAAACCGGACGCTTCAAAGCGCTGCGCGTCTCCGGCCAGACCTGGGGTCTGTTCTTTGAACGTCTGAACGTGTCGGTGCAGAAGCTGGAAAACGCGATTGAGTTTTACGGCGCGATTTCCCACAACAAGCTGCATGGCCTGTCCGTGCAGGTGGAAACCAACCACGTCAAACTGCCGCAGGTGGTGGATGGCTTTGCCAGCGAAGGGATTATTCAGTTCTTCTTCGAAGAGGCGGGGGATGAATCCGGGTTTAATATTTATATTCTGGATGAGACCAACCGCGCTGAGGTGTATCACCACTGCGAAGGCAGCAAAGAGGAGCTGGTGCGCGACGTCAGCCGCTTCTATTCGTCCTCACACGATCGCTTTACCTACGGCTCAAGCTTCATCAACTTCAACCTGCCGCAGTTCTATCAGATTGTGAAAGTTGATGGCCGCGCCCAGGTGATCCCGTTCCGCACCCAGACGATTGCTCCGGTGCCGATGAATGAGGACGCCAATCAGCCGCTGTTGCAGCAGTATTTCTCCTGA
- the uvrD gene encoding DNA helicase II has product MDVSYLLDSLNDKQRDAVAATRTNMLVLAGAGSGKTRVLVHRIAWLQSVENCSPYSIMAVTFTNKAAAEMRHRIAQLMGTSQGGMWVGTFHGLAHRLLRAHHMDANLPQDFQILDSEDQLRLLKRLIKAMNLDEKQWPPRQAMWYINGQKDEGLRPHHIQSFGNPVEQTWQKVYQAYQEACDRAGLVDFAELLLRAHELWLNKPHILQHYRERFTNILVDEFQDTNNIQYAWIRLLAGDTGKVMIVGDDDQSIYGWRGAQVENIQRFLNDFPGAETIRLEQNYRSTSNILSAANALIENNNGRLGKKLWTDGVDGEPISLYCAFNELDEARFVVNRIKTWQENGGALEQCAILYRSNAQSRVLEEALLQVSMPYRIYGGMRFFERQEIKDALSYLRLIANRNDDAAFERVVNTPTRGIGDRTLDVVRQASRDRQLTLWQACRELLQEKALAGRAASALQRFMELIDALAQETADMPLHVQTDRVVKDSGLRMMYEQEKGEKGQTRIENLEELVTATRQFSYNEEDEDLMPLQAFLSHAALEAGEGQADTWQDAVQLMTLHSAKGLEFPQVFIVGMEEGMFPSQMSLDEGGRLEEERRLAYVGVTRAMQKLTLTYAETRRLYGKEVYHRPSRFIGELPEECVEEVRLRASISRPVNHQRMGTPISENDTGYKLGQRVRHSKFGEGTIVNLEGSGEHSRLQVAFQGQGIKWLVAAYAKLETV; this is encoded by the coding sequence ATGGACGTTTCTTACCTTCTCGACAGCCTTAATGACAAACAGCGTGACGCGGTTGCCGCGACGCGGACCAATATGCTGGTGCTGGCTGGAGCGGGCAGTGGTAAGACACGTGTTCTGGTGCATCGCATCGCGTGGCTGCAGAGCGTAGAAAACTGCTCGCCGTATTCCATCATGGCCGTGACCTTCACCAACAAAGCGGCGGCGGAGATGCGTCACCGTATCGCCCAGCTGATGGGCACCAGTCAGGGCGGCATGTGGGTCGGGACTTTCCACGGGCTGGCGCACCGTCTGCTGCGCGCGCATCACATGGACGCCAACCTGCCGCAGGATTTCCAGATCCTCGACAGCGAAGATCAGCTGCGTCTGCTCAAGCGCCTGATCAAAGCGATGAACCTCGACGAGAAGCAGTGGCCGCCGCGACAGGCGATGTGGTACATCAACGGCCAGAAAGACGAAGGGTTACGCCCGCACCATATTCAGAGCTTCGGCAATCCGGTGGAGCAAACCTGGCAGAAGGTTTATCAGGCCTACCAGGAAGCCTGCGATCGCGCCGGGCTGGTGGATTTCGCCGAGCTGCTGCTGCGCGCCCACGAACTGTGGCTCAATAAACCGCATATTCTTCAGCACTATCGCGAACGCTTCACCAATATCCTGGTGGACGAATTCCAGGATACCAACAACATTCAGTACGCGTGGATCCGCCTGCTGGCGGGCGACACCGGCAAAGTGATGATCGTCGGCGATGACGACCAGTCGATCTACGGCTGGCGCGGTGCGCAGGTGGAAAACATCCAGCGCTTCCTCAACGACTTCCCCGGTGCCGAAACCATCCGTCTGGAACAGAACTACCGTTCGACTAGTAACATCCTCAGCGCCGCCAACGCCCTGATTGAGAACAACAACGGGCGTCTGGGCAAAAAGCTGTGGACCGACGGCGTCGACGGCGAACCGATCTCCCTTTACTGCGCATTCAACGAGCTGGACGAAGCCCGCTTTGTGGTGAACCGCATTAAAACCTGGCAGGAGAACGGCGGAGCGCTGGAGCAGTGTGCCATTCTCTATCGCAGCAACGCCCAGTCGCGCGTGCTGGAAGAGGCGCTGTTACAGGTCAGCATGCCGTACCGTATTTACGGCGGGATGCGCTTCTTCGAACGCCAGGAGATCAAAGATGCGCTCTCGTATCTGCGCCTGATTGCCAACCGCAACGACGACGCGGCCTTTGAGCGCGTGGTGAACACGCCAACGCGCGGCATCGGCGATCGCACCCTCGACGTGGTTCGTCAGGCTTCCCGTGACCGCCAGCTGACGCTGTGGCAGGCGTGCCGTGAGCTGTTGCAGGAAAAAGCGCTGGCAGGACGCGCCGCGAGCGCATTACAGCGCTTTATGGAACTGATCGACGCTCTGGCGCAGGAAACGGCTGACATGCCGCTGCACGTGCAAACCGATCGGGTGGTGAAAGATTCCGGCCTGCGCATGATGTACGAGCAGGAAAAAGGCGAGAAAGGCCAGACGCGTATTGAGAACTTAGAGGAACTGGTGACGGCAACGCGCCAGTTCAGCTACAACGAAGAAGACGAAGATCTGATGCCGCTGCAGGCATTCCTCTCCCACGCGGCGCTGGAAGCGGGCGAAGGGCAGGCGGATACCTGGCAGGATGCGGTGCAGCTGATGACGCTGCACTCGGCGAAAGGGCTGGAGTTCCCGCAGGTGTTTATCGTCGGGATGGAAGAGGGGATGTTCCCGAGCCAGATGTCGCTCGATGAAGGCGGGCGTCTGGAAGAGGAGCGTCGCCTGGCCTACGTCGGCGTCACCCGTGCGATGCAAAAACTGACCCTGACCTACGCGGAAACCCGCCGCCTGTACGGCAAAGAGGTGTATCACCGTCCGTCACGCTTCATTGGCGAGCTGCCGGAAGAGTGCGTGGAAGAGGTGCGTCTGCGCGCCAGCATCAGCCGTCCGGTGAACCATCAGCGGATGGGCACGCCCATCTCGGAAAACGATACCGGTTACAAGCTGGGCCAGCGCGTTCGCCACTCAAAATTTGGCGAAGGCACCATCGTCAATCTGGAAGGCAGCGGCGAGCACAGCCGCCTGCAGGTGGCGTTCCAGGGCCAGGGGATCAAATGGCTGGTCGCGGCCTACGCGAAGCTGGAAACAGTGTAA
- the dapF gene encoding diaminopimelate epimerase, which produces MQFSKMHGLGNDFMVVDAVTQNVFFSPELIRRLADRHLGVGFDQLLVVEPPYDPDLDFHYRIFNADGSEVSQCGNGARCFARFVRLKGLTNKRDIRVSTANGRMVLSVTDDELVRVNMGEPNFEPSAVPFRAIKAEKTYIMRAAEQTVLCGVVSMGNPHCVIQVDDVDIAAVETLGPIMESHERFPERANIGFMQVVKREHIRLRVYERGAGETRACGSGACAAVAVGISQGLLAEEVRVELPGGRLDIAWKGPGHPLYMTGPAAHVYDGFIHL; this is translated from the coding sequence ATGCAGTTCTCTAAAATGCATGGCCTTGGCAACGATTTTATGGTCGTCGACGCGGTAACGCAGAATGTCTTTTTTTCCCCTGAGCTGATTCGTCGCCTGGCGGACAGGCATCTGGGAGTGGGGTTTGATCAGCTGCTGGTGGTCGAACCGCCCTACGATCCCGATCTCGATTTTCACTACCGCATCTTTAATGCCGACGGTAGCGAAGTCTCCCAGTGCGGCAACGGTGCGCGCTGCTTTGCGCGCTTCGTGCGCCTGAAAGGGCTGACCAACAAGCGCGATATTCGCGTCAGCACGGCGAATGGTCGCATGGTGCTCAGCGTCACCGACGACGAGCTGGTGCGCGTCAACATGGGTGAGCCCAACTTCGAGCCATCGGCGGTTCCCTTCCGCGCCATCAAAGCGGAAAAGACCTATATTATGCGGGCGGCCGAGCAGACAGTATTGTGCGGCGTTGTCTCGATGGGCAATCCCCACTGCGTGATTCAGGTTGATGATGTGGATATCGCCGCCGTCGAAACCTTAGGCCCGATAATGGAAAGCCACGAACGCTTCCCGGAACGCGCCAATATCGGTTTCATGCAGGTGGTGAAACGCGAACACATCCGCCTGCGCGTGTATGAGCGCGGCGCGGGCGAAACGCGTGCCTGTGGCAGCGGCGCGTGCGCGGCTGTGGCTGTCGGCATCTCGCAAGGGTTACTGGCAGAAGAGGTTCGCGTGGAATTGCCAGGCGGTCGTCTTGATATCGCCTGGAAAGGTCCGGGTCATCCACTGTATATGACTGGTCCGGCGGCACATGTATACGACGGGTTTATCCATCTATGA
- the cyaY gene encoding iron donor protein CyaY yields MNDSEFHRLADTLWQTIEERLDDWDGDSDIDCEINGGVLTLSFENGSKIIINRQEPLHQVWLATKQGGYHFDLKGDEWICDRSGEAFWDLLEQAATAQAGEEVSFR; encoded by the coding sequence ATGAATGACAGTGAATTCCATCGCCTGGCCGATACCTTGTGGCAGACCATTGAAGAGCGTCTGGACGACTGGGATGGCGACAGCGATATCGATTGTGAGATCAACGGCGGCGTGCTGACGCTGAGCTTCGAAAACGGCAGCAAGATTATTATTAACCGCCAGGAGCCTCTGCACCAGGTGTGGCTGGCGACAAAACAGGGCGGCTACCATTTTGATCTGAAAGGTGACGAGTGGATTTGCGACCGTAGCGGCGAAGCGTTCTGGGATTTGCTGGAGCAGGCTGCTACTGCGCAGGCGGGTGAGGAAGTGAGTTTCCGCTAA
- the hemD gene encoding uroporphyrinogen-III synthase encodes MSILVTRPSPAGEQLVSRLRALGQVAWSFPLIEFSPGRQLSALADHLYALKEGDLVFALSQHAVEFAHAQLQQEKQSWPTAPRYFAIGRTTALALHAVSGIDVQYPLDREISEILLQLPELQTVAGKRALILRGNGGRELLGETLSARGADVTFCECYQRCAKYYDGAEEAMRWHTRGVDTVVITSGEMLQQLWSLIPQWYRENWLLRCRLLVVSERLANLARELGWQDIRIADNADNDALLRALQ; translated from the coding sequence ATGAGTATTCTCGTCACCCGCCCTTCTCCCGCAGGAGAGCAGTTAGTGAGCCGTCTGCGCGCACTGGGGCAGGTGGCATGGAGTTTTCCGCTGATTGAGTTCTCCCCGGGTCGGCAGCTCTCTGCGCTCGCCGACCATCTTTATGCCCTGAAGGAAGGCGATTTGGTTTTCGCCTTATCGCAACACGCCGTGGAATTTGCTCACGCCCAACTGCAGCAAGAGAAGCAAAGCTGGCCGACTGCGCCACGCTATTTCGCCATTGGACGCACCACCGCCCTGGCCCTGCATGCGGTCAGCGGAATTGACGTTCAATACCCGTTAGATCGGGAAATCAGCGAAATCTTGCTACAATTACCTGAATTACAAACTGTTGCGGGCAAGCGCGCGCTGATCCTTCGCGGGAACGGTGGTCGTGAATTACTGGGTGAAACCTTAAGCGCCCGTGGGGCTGACGTGACCTTCTGCGAATGCTACCAACGCTGTGCCAAATATTATGACGGTGCAGAGGAAGCGATGCGCTGGCACACGCGCGGCGTGGATACGGTGGTCATCACCAGCGGCGAAATGCTCCAGCAGCTCTGGTCGCTGATTCCGCAATGGTATCGTGAAAACTGGTTACTCCGCTGTCGACTTCTGGTCGTCAGCGAGCGTCTGGCGAACCTCGCCCGGGAACTGGGCTGGCAAGATATTCGGATCGCTGATAACGCCGACAACGATGCGCTGCTGCGCGCATTACAATAA